GGTTTTTCTCGCGTTCGGTCACAAGCGCAAAGCCATGCTTCTCATAAAACCGGATCGCCCAGGTCGCCGCCTTCCACGTGCCTATCAGGACCGGGCGATTCGTGAGCTGGCGCAAATGCGCCAACAACTGCCCGCCAATCCCTTTGCCCCGATGCTGCGTGCGGACATAGGCATGCCTGATCAAGGTGACCTCTTTCACCTCCTGAATCCCCATGACGCCAAGCAGACGGTTCGCCTCGCGGTAACCATAAAACCTGACGCCCTTGCCGATTTCCGACTGGAGTTCGGAAGCGGACATATAGGGTTCGTGCCAGCGATCCGCAGGGATAACCCCTTTGTAGGCATTCGCAGCGTCATTGATGATCTCGTGAATGACCGGTTCTTCTTCGACCCTGCAGGGGGTGATCGTATTCATTTGCTTAACAATGTTATTGGACAGCACTCGGCGCGGCATGGGTGAAGTTTCGAGTGTTGATAGTTTCGATGTGCATTTAATGCCAAAAAGACATGTTCCTTTTGTTTTGCAACATCTTATGTTTTAAAAGATGGGCGGATTTATTTTTTGTGGGTGATTTGATGGCTGCCTTGCGGATGGCGAAAGGCGCATCGCCCCGCTGTTTGCTGGCGATGCAAACCCATAGGGTTACATCGCAGCAGCTGGGGTTCCGTTTGGATGATATAATACCAATTCCGAACGAAACTCACTCTTCTGGAGGGCCGAGCTCCTGCGAGGCCGTCGCGGTTATACGCGACGTTTTTCCGCGACGGCCTCGCAGGAGCTCGGCCCTCCAGCAAAAAGGCGATTTTCATTGGGAAATGGTATTATACCATTCCCGAATGGGATTTATCCTTTTGGAGTCCTTCCGCGTGGTTTGCGTGGCACGCGCCATCGCATGGGCGGGACGCCCATGCCACCCGACCCCGGACGGCACGGAGGCCGTTGTTCCAAAAGGACAGGGGCGCCAAAGTCCAAAACAAGTTTGGAAATGCTGTAACTGATGAGTTGCGCGCCGCGGCGAATCCGGGTCCGCGCGTGACGGATCACGATGCCGCCGCGGGCGGGTGCGCCGGGACTTGGGCGCGCTGGAGGGCGCAGGCCATCGAGTAGGCTTGGGTGGCGAAATCGGGTTCGTCGGGCGTGACGCGCACCGGCGGCAGGTAGCTGCCGTTGGGATAAAGGATGCGGGCGTTTTCGTTGTCGCGAAGCTCGGGGGGGAAAAACTCGTCCATGATCCACCGGCGCAGCGGCGGCGACTCGATGGGGAAGAGCACTTCCACGCGGCGGAAAAAATTGCGCGGCATCCAGTCGGCGCTGCCGGCGTAGATGAGCGGCTCGGCGCCGTGGTTCTCAAAATAAAAGGCGCGGGCGTGCTCCAGGTAGCGCCCGACGATGCTGCGCACGCGGATGTTCTCGCTCAGGCCGCGGATGCCGGGGACGAGGCAGCAGATGCCGCGCACGATGAGGTCAACCTGCACGCCGGAGCGCGAGGCCATGTAGAGGTTGTCGATGGTCTCCTTGTCCACGAGCGAGTTCATCTTGGCGATGATGCGGGCGGGCTTGCCTTCGGCGGCGCGGGCGGTCTCGGCCTGGATGAGCTCCTGGATGCGGCGGTGGAGGTTGTAGGGCGCGACGAGGAGGTGCGCGAAGTCGGGCGCGAGGCTGAAGCCGGTGAGCGAGTTGAAGAGGTTGGCGGCGTCGCCGGTGAGGTGCGGGGCGGCGGTGAAGAGGCTGAGGTCGGTGTAGAGGCGCGCGGTTTTCGGGTTGTAGTTGCCGGTGCCGAAGTGGGCGTAGCGGCGCAGGCCGGTGCCTTCGCGGCGGACGACGAGGGAGCATTTGCAGTGGGTCTTGTGGCCGACGAGCCCGTAAACGACGTGCACGCCGGCCTCCTCGAGCTGGCGCGCCCACTGGATGTTGTTGGCCTCGTCGAAGCGGGCTTTCAGCTCGACGAGGGCGGCGACCTGCTTGCCGTTGCGCGAGGCCTCGATGAGGGCGCGCACGATGGGCGAGTCGCCGCTGGTGCGGTAGAGGGTCTGCTTGATGGCGAAGACCTGCGGGTCGCGCGCGGCCTGCTCGACGAAATCGACGACCGGCTGGAACGAGTCGTAGGGATGATGGAGCAGCACGTCCTGCGCGCGGATGGTGTCGAAGATGTTTTCCGTGGCGCGCAGCGGCGAGGCGTTGACGGGCGTGAAGGAGGGGAACTTCAGGTCGGGGCGGTCGATGTCGGTGAGGCTCATCAACCGGAGGAGGTTGAGCGGGCCGTGGAGGCGGAAGACGTATTCGTGCGAGAGGTCGAGGTGGGCGCAGAGGGAGTCGAAGATGGGGTCGGGGACGTTGTCCTCGATTTCGAGGCGCACGGCGGCGCCGCGGCGGAGCTGGCGGAGTTGTTCCTCGATGCGCTGGAGGAGGTTTTCGGCCTCCTCGTCGTCGATGTAGAGGTCGCTGTTGCGGGTGACGCGGAAGGCGGAGGCGTTGCGCACGCGGTAGCCGGGAAAAAACGCGTCGGCGCAGAGCTTGATGATCTCGCTCAGGAACACGAAGCGCTGCGGGCCGCTCTCGGCGGGGCAGAGGCGCACGAGGCGCGGGAGGATGCGCGGGACGGGCAGGATGGCGGTGAGCGGCGGGGCCTTGCGGTCGCGGGGGTTGTCGAGGCAGACGACGACGTTGAGCGTCTTGTTGCCGAGCTGGGGAAAAGGGTGCGACTGGTCGACGCCGACGGGCGTGACGACGGGCAGGACCTGCTCCTGGAAATACTCGCGCGCCCAGGCGAGCTCGCGCGGGTCGAGTTCGCGCGCGGGCTTGATGAAAATGCCTTCGCGGGCGAGCGCGGGCACGAGCTCCTTGTGCCAGCACAGGTATTGCTCCTCGACAAGGGAGGCGACGACGGAGTGGACGCGGCGCAATTCCTCCTGGGGCGAGAGGCCGTCGGCGGTGGGCTCGGTGACGCCGGATTCGACTTGCTGGATGATGCCGGCGACGCGGATCTCGAAAAACTCGTCGAGATTCGAACTGACGATGGCGAGGAATTTTACGCGTTCGAGGAGCGGGTTTTTCCTGTTGCGCGCCTGTTCGAGCACGCGGCGGTTGAAGGCGAGCCAGGAAAGCTCGCGGTTGAAGTAGGCGAGCTTGGCCGGGCGCGGGGAGCCGGCGGGGGCGGGGGCAGCGGCAGCAGCGGGCGCAGGGGAGGCGGCAGCGGCGGCGGGGTCGGACACGGGGGCGACTTGGCTGTCGGGCTCGATCACCCAGAGCGCGGGGTTCGGGGGAAGCCGCCGCGCCTTGCGTCGTTTTCTGGTGGAACTGGATACGCGTCTCGCCATGTCGTTCGTAAAGAAAGTCCGGAAAGGGTAGATGTTCCCCGCGACTAGGCCACCCAAAAGGGGCAAGGGGACATGGTGTCACGGGAATGTAACAGATGCGGGCAAGGCGGTCGCGCGCCATTTGAGGGTGCTGCTTCGCCCGGCGCGATGGCTTTTTTACAAGCCGTAACAACCGAAGATGAAGACAGATAACGCAGATTCAAGTCCTGGCCTTGGGCAGACTTTATCTGAGGTTGTCAGTGTTCATCTGCGGTTCCAAAAGTGTTCCACCCGTGGCCGCCTAACCTGCCATCTGTGGTGAAAAATGCCCGATCAGGCATTCGAAATGGAGGGAAAAATCTTTTCAGGTGTTTCAAAAATTTCGCGTGAGGGCGGCGGGGAATTGGGTTTCATTGGGAACGCCGCATGCATGCTCCTCCGCCCAACCCGACCGCCGCGCCGTCGCCCTCGAATGGCGCGTTGATCCGCAGGTTGCTGGGGCTGGCGTGGCGCTACCGGACGCGATGCCTTCAGGTGCTGGCGCTGCAACTGGTGCTGCTCACGCTCGGGTTGAGCGGGCTGAGCCTGACCGGGCTCGGCATCGACTACATCCGTTTCGTGCTCGGGCAGCGCGCGGGCGAGGCGGGCGGCGCGGCGGAGGCGGGAGGGGCGGCGCCGTTTCCGGGCGGGCCGATGGGCGAGTTGCTGCCGCGCGGATGGGAGCCGCTGCGCGTGGTGCTGCTCATCGCGGGCTTCATCCTCGCGATGGCCGTGCTCCGCGCGGTGCTGAACTATTTCTACACCATCTCGATCAACAAGCTCGTGCAGCAAAACCTCGTCGTGCACATGCGCGGCGAGATTTACGACAAGCTCCAGCGCCTGAGCTTCCGCTTCTTCGACGCCAACACCACCGGCTCCATCATCACGCGGGTGACGGGCGACGTGCAGTCGGTGCGCATGTTTGTGGACCAGGTGCTGATCCAGAGCGTGATCATGGTGGTGTCGCTCGTGGTGTATGTCATTTACATGTCGAGCCTGCACTGGGGGCTCACGCTGGCGTGCCTCGCCACGACGCCGGGGCTGTGGTTGATGGCCGCGTGGTTTTCGCGGCTCATCCTGCCGCAATACGCGCGCAGCCGCGAGCTGGTGGAGCAGATGGTGCAGAATTTCGCGGAAAACATCCAGGGCGCGCAGGTGACCAAGGCGTTCGGGCGCGAGCGCGAGGCGCGGAAGGCGTTCGAGCGGGCCAACCGCGCGGTGTTCGAGCAGCAGCGCGGGATTTTCTGGCGCGTGAGCCTGTTCAGCCCGGCGGTGGGCTTCCTGACGCGCATCAACATGGTCGTGCTCCTCGGCTACGGCGGCTGGCTGGTGATGAACGACCGGCTGCCGCTCGGCGCGGGCCTGGTGGTGTTCGCCGGGCTGCTGGAGCAGTTTTCCGGGCAGGTCAACCAGGTCGCCACGATCGTGAACAGCGTGCAGCAGTCGCTCATCGGCGCGCGGCGGGTGTTTGAGATTCTCGACGCGCCGGTGGAGGTGCGGAGCGCGCCGGACGCGGTGCGATGTCCGCGGCTGCGCGGGGAGGTGCGGTTCGAGCATGCGTCGTTTTCCTACGGCGGCGCGGAGTCAGTGGTGCGGGACGTGGACCTGGAGGTGAAGGCGGGCGAGTGCGTGGCGATCCTCGGCGCGACGGGCGCGGGCAAGAGCGCGCTGATGAGCCTGATCCCGCGCTTCTTCGACGTGACGGGCGGGCGGCTGCTGGTGGACGGCGTGGATGTGCGGCGGCTCGACCTCGACGACCTGCGGCGCAACATCGGCCTGGTTTTCCAGGAGAGCTTCCTGTTCAGCAACACCGTCGCGGCCAACATCGCCTTCGGCCATCCGGACGCGACGCGCGAGCAAATCGAAAAGGCCGCCCGCATCGCTGCCGCGCACGATTTCATCATGGCGATGCCGCGCGGCTACGACACGGTGCTGGGCGAGGGCGGCTCGAATCTTTCCGGCGGGCAGCGCCAGCGCCTGGCCATCGCGCGGGCGGTGCTGCTGGAGCCGTCGATCCTGCTGCTCGACGACCCGACGGCGGCCATCGACCCGGGCACGGAGCACGAGATTTTCGAGGCGTTGGAAAACGCCATCGCCGACCGCACGACCTTCATCGTCGCGCACCGGTTGAGCACGCTGCGGCGCGCGGACTTCATCATCGTGATGGAGAACGGCCGCATCGTGCAGCGCGGGCGCCACGAGGAGCTTGTGCGCGTGCCCGGCCCGTATCTGCGCGTCGCCGAGCTGCAACTGGTGGACGGCGGCGAACTGCGCGGCATCGTCGCCCGGGCGAATGGCGCGGGCGCAAATGAAAACGGAAACGGAGGCGCGCATCGCGCGGCGGACGAACCATGAATCCTGACCAGGCGCCCAATCCAAAACCCTTCGGGCCGGGCACGACGCCGGTGCCGCCGCGGCGTCCGCTCGCGCTGGTGCATCGCGAGCGGGAGCCGGAGGACGACGACCCGGTCATCAAGCCGCTGGAGTGGGGCCTGATCCGGCGGCTTTTCGGCTACATGGGGCGCTTCGCCGCGAAGCGCAACGCCCTCATCGCGCTCACGCTGCTGCGCTCGGCGCAACTGCCCGCGCTGGTCTGGCTGGCGAGCCGCATCATCGCCGGCCCGATCGCGAACCACGAGCCGCGCTGGGTGCTCTGGGGCGTGGTTTCCTACCTCGCGCTCGCGGTCGTGACGGACGGGATGTTCCACTTCCGGCAGCGTTTCGCGCTCGAGCTGGGCGAGTCCGTCGTGGGCTTGCTGCGTTCGGAGCTGTTCGCGCATTTGCAGCGCATGCCGATGGCGTTTTTCAACCGCGTGAAATTCGGTCGCATCATCAGCCGCGTCACGTCCGACGTGGAGACGATCCGCACCGCGGTGCAGGACGTGTTTTTCGTCGGCATCGTGCAGCTCGGGCAGATGCTCTTCGCGGCGGCGGTGATGCTGTGGGTGGACTGGGTGCTGTTCCTCGTGGTGCTCTGCATGGCCCCCGTGCTCGCGCTCATCAACCATCACTTCCGCGGAAAACTCAGCCGCGACTCGCGCGCCGCGCAGGAGAGCTTCAGCCGCGTGACCGCCACGCTGGCCGAATCGGTCGGCGGCATCCGCGTGACGCAGGGCTTCGTGCGGCAGGACCTCAACGCCGGGCTTTTCCGCAACCTGCTCGCCGACCACTCGCGCTACAACATCGCGCTCGCGCGCACCTCGGCGGTGCTCGTGCCGCTGCTGGAGCTCAACAGCCAGTTCTTCGTCTCGATCCTGCTCGTGCTCGGCGGCTGGCAGGTGCTGCAAGGCCAGGTGGACGTGGGCGTGCTCATCCAGTTCTTTCTCTTCGCGGGGCAGTTCTTCTCGCCGCTCCAGGTGCTGGGCAACCAGTACAACCAGGCGCTCGTCGCCATGGCCAGCGCCGAGCGTGTCTTCCGCCTGCTCGACGCCAAACCGGACTGGGAGGACGACCCCGCGGCCGCGGATCTTCCGGATCCGCGGCCGCGAAGAGGGGAAGTGACAAGTGGCAAGTATCAAGAAGATGAATACGAGTCGCCGCCGCCCGCCGCCGCGCGCCCGCCGCCGGCTTCCTCTTCCTGTCACCTGCCACTTGATACTTCTCACTTCTCCACTTCCGCCCCGTTCGGGGCGGAAGTGGAGTTCCGCCATGTCTCCTTCGGCTACGATCCCGCGCATCTTGTGCTGCGCGATGTGTCGTTTGTCGCGAAACCGGGGCGGATGATCGCGCTCGTCGGGCACACGGGCAGCGGCAAGAGCTCCATCATCAACCTCGTCGCGAAATTCTACCTGCCCACCGGCGGCGAGGTGCTGGTTGACGGGCGGGAGATCCGGACGATCACGAGCGCCTCGCTGCACCACCAGCTCGGCATGGTGCAGCAGCAGAACTTCCTCTTCAGCGGTACCGTGCTCGACAACATCCGCCTCGGCCGGCCCGGCGCGACCGACGCCGAGGTGCGCGATGCGGTGGAGCGGCTGGGCTGCGCGGACATGTTTGACGCGATGCCCGGCGGCCTGCTCGCCACGGTGGGCGAGCGCGGCGGCGGGCTCTCCTCGGGACAGCGGCAGCTCGCGTGCTTCGCGCGCGCGATGCTGGCCGACCCGCGCATCATCATCCTCGACGAGGCCACGAGCGCGATCGACGCGGTGACCGAGGCGCGCCTCCAGTCCGCGCTCGCCGTGCTGCTGCGCGGGCGCACGAGTTTCGTCGTGGCGCACCGCCTCAGCACCATCCGCGAGGCGGACCTCGTGCTCGTGCTCGACGCGGGCCGGGTGGTCGAACGGGGCGCGCACGCGGACCTTCTGTATCAGAATGGCGAATACGCGCGGCTGCACCGGCGCTTCATGAGGGGCGGCGGAAACGCATAAGTCGTCTTTTTTACCTCTGGAAGGGCTAAAAATTAGCCAAGAAATAATCATTGCTTTCGCACGGGGCCGCGCTACATCCAGAACCCGTATGGCTAAAAAATCCGCTCGTAAACCAAACGCTGCTTTTATGAAACCGGTTCAACCCGACGCCGTCCTCGCGGCTGTCGTCGGCGCGAAGCCCCTTCCCCGCACGGAACTTACCAAGAAACTCTGGGACTACATCAAGAAAAACAGCCTTCAGGACAAGAAGGTCAAAACCCAGATCAATGCCGACGACAAGCTGAAGCCCGTCTTCGGCGGCAAGAAGTCCGTCAGCATGTTCGAGATGACGAAGCTGGTCTCCGCGCATCTGGAGAAATAAGAGCCCCGTTGTTTGTTTCCGAAACCGCCGCCGGCCCGTCCGACGGCGGTTTTTTTTGTGTCCGCCCGGGGGATTTCTGCTACAACCGCCGCAGATTCAGAACCTCCCATGCGCGCATGTTAAAGCCTTTTTGCAGCGATTCCTCCCGGCGCGGGAGCGCCGTCCCGTCCGCGGAACATGGGAACGCCGGCCCTCCGCGTTCTTAGCGCAACGCCGTCAACCAGCCTTCGCATCGGCATGACCAAGAAGCACAAAACCGCGATGTTCGTGTTGATCCTTCTCGTGAGCCTGGTCGCGGGCGGCTTCGAATGGTCCCGCATGGTTGCGGACCAGCGCGCGGAACTCGAGCGCGACCTGCTCCACTACGCGCTTTCCTTTCCCGCCGAGGAAACCTCCGGGCTGGCCGGGCGGCGCGCCGACATGGAAACGGAGCTGTTTCGACAAATCTCCACCCGGCTGGCCACCGTGCGCGAGGCGCGCCCGGCCGTGGGTTTCCTGAGCCTGCTGCGGCTGGACCCCGCCACCGGCCATGTGATCTGCCTGGCCGCGGCGGGCGCGGCGGAAGAGGCGGACGCGATCCCGGGGCCGGGCGATTCGCGCGACGGCACGGCGGACGCGCGGGCGGCGCGGGAGCTGGCTGACGGCGCGACGACGGCCGTGAATCTGCTGCACCGCGACTGGGAGGGTAAATACTGGATTTCGGGTTACGCCATCGGCGGCGGCGGACGCGCCGCCCGGGACGGCCCCGCCGTCGATGTGCTGCGTTACGACGTCGATGCCGGCTATTGGGCGCGGGCGATCGGCGGGGCGGTCGCGGAGCGGGTGCTGACGGTGTGGCTGCTGCTGGGGCTGCCCTTCGCGGCGTTTCTGCTCGGCAAACGCCACAACCGGCAGGAAATGCTGATCCAGAAGCTCAGCGAGGCCATCGAGCAGAGCGACACCCCCATCCTGATTGCGAAGCACGACGGCGGCATCGAGTATGTGAACCCGAGCTTTTGCAAACAGGTCGGCTATACGCGCGAGGAGTTGATGCCCATAAAGTGGCGCTCGCTCCGCACGATGGAGCCGTCGCCGGAGGAGTTTGCCCGGCGCGACGCGCTGGTGCAGGCGGGCACGCCTTGGGAGGCCGAGTGGGAATTCCGCCGCAAGAGCGGCGAGACCTACCCGGTGCGCGCCACGGTGACGCCCGTGCGCGAGGCGTCCGGCGAGGTGCTGGCCACCATCCTCGTCATCACCGACATCACCGAGCGCAGGAAACAGGAGCTGATGTTGCAGCGCGCGAAGGAAAAGGCCGAGGAGGCGGAGCGCGCGAAGAGCGTGTTTCTCGCCACCATGAGCCACGAGGTGCGCACGCCGCTCAACGGCATCGTGGGGTTTTCCAGCCTGCTGCGGGACACGGAGCTGACGCCGGAGCAGGAAGGCTATGTCGAAACCATCCGCAAAAGCGGCGAGACGCTGGTGCGGCTGACCAGCGACATCCTTGCGCTGTCCCGCATCGAATCGGGAAAGATGCAACTGGAGCCGGCGCCGGCCGACCCGCGCCTGCTGATCGAGGAGACCCTGGACCAAGTCGCCGCGCAAACGGAAGGGCGCGCGCTCGACCTGCTGCACGAAGTCGCGGCCGAGGTGCCGGAAACGGTGCTGATCGACAGCACGCGCCTGCGGCAGGTGCTGCTGAATTTCGCCAGCAACGCGATCAAGTTCACCGCGTCGGGCGAGGTGGAGATGCGCCTGAAGGTGCTCGCCTCCGACCAGCCGGCCATCGTGGCCGGAAAGCAGGACGGCAGGGTGATGATGACGCTGCTCTTCTCGGTGCGCGACACCGGCATCGGCATCTCGACGGTCAGCCAGGAAAAGCTCTTCCAGCCCTTTTCGCAGGTGGACTCGACGAATTCGCGCCGCTATGGCGGCGCCGGGCTCGGGCTGGCGATTTCCCGCCACCTCGTGCACCTGCTCGGCGGCGACGTGTGCGTCGAAAGCGAGCCGGGGAGCGGGTCGGTCTTTTATTTTTCCGTCGTATGCGCGCTGCCCGCGAACGCCGCGCCGCCTCCGCCGGACGGCAGCCTGGCCCGGCTGCGCGTGGCCGTCGCCACGACTTCCGCCGGCATGACGCGCGAGCTCACCCGCGAATTGAAAGCGCGGGATGCCATCGTATCCGTGCTCGCGCCCGGCGCGCTGGCGGCGGCAGAAAAAGACTGGGACATGGCGATCGTGGATTGCGCGGTCGCGGACGACGGGCCGGCATGGGGCGGGATCACGGCCCTCCTCGGGCCCCGGCCGGCGCGCATCCTGGGGTTGTTGAACGTGAGCGCGGGCACGGCGGAACGACAGTTGCGTCGCGGGCAATTCCAGTTTCTGCTGGCCAGGCCGGTGCACCACGGGGCGCTGGCCAAGCAACTCGCCCGCATGGCGGGCCGCGACGAAAGGAACGCCGCGCCCCGGGCGGCCTAGACGCGCATCAGCCACGGGAAGAACCGCCATGTCCTTCACACTCACCAACCGCAAGATCGCCCTCGCCGCCGTGCTCGTCGTCGCGGCAGGCGTCATCGCGGGCCTGCACGCTTATGCGCAAAAAAAAGCCTTCCGCCTGCTCGCCTTGCAGGCCGGCGTGAAGATGCTCGCGCTCTCCCTTCCGGAAGAGGAACTGGCGCGGCTGGCCGGCACGCCCTCGGATGCGCAGTCCGGCGCGTATCAGGAAATCAAAACCCGGCTGGCCCGCGTGCGCGCCGATCATCCCGCCGTCGGCGCGATGCGGCTCCTGCGCTGCGATCCCCGGGCGGGAACCGTCGTCAACCTCGTCAGTTCGCCCGCCCCCGGCGCGCCGGACGACCCCCGGCCCGGCGCGATCCACACCGGCGCCATCAGCCGCGGGACCCTGCTTTCCCTGCTCCAAGGCGCCGCCGGCACGGTGCATCTCGAGACCGATCCGGGCAACAGGCATCAAAAGACGGGATACACCGCCATCCCGCGCTCCGATGACGCGCCCCCCGGGAGCCCGGTGACGATCGTTGCCTACGACCTGGACTCGCGCCGATGGGACCCGGAAGCCTTCCGGGACGGCATTCGCCGCGTATTCGACGCATGGATACTGCTCGGCCTGCCGCTCGCCGCATATGCCGTCGCCCGGCGCAGCGTCGGCCGCAAACGCGTGATCCAGAAGCTCAGCGAGGCCGTCGAGCAAAGCGAAAACGCCGTCCTGATCGCCGGCCTCGACGGGCGCATCGAATACACCAACGCCGGCCTGTGCCGCCAGACCGGCTACACCCGCGAGGAGTTGAGGACATTGCAATGGCACGTCCTGCAAGGAGAGGAACTGGCGCGCGAGGAGCTGGCCGCGCTCGGCGAGCGCGTGCGAGACGGCGTCCCCTGGGAATCCGAGCGGCTGTTCCGCCGCAAAAACGGCGAGACCTACCCGGTGCGCATCGCCGCGACGCCCGTGCGCGGGCGGGACGGACGGGGCGAGGTTTCCGGCTGCATCCTCATCATCACCGACATCACCGAGCGGAAAAAACAGGATGAGATACTGCGCCGCGCGAAAGAGCGCGCCGAGGAGGCGGACCACGCCAAGAGCGTGTTTCTCGCCATGATGAGCCACGAGGTGCGCACGCCGCTCAACGGCATCGTGGGATTTTCCAACCTGCTCCTCGACACCGACCTCACGCCGGAGCAGACCGGCTATGTCGAAACCATCCGCAACAGCGGCGAGGCGCTCGTGCGCCTGACCAGCGACATCCTCGACCTGTCCCGTGTGGAGTCCGGCACGATGCAGGTGGAATACGGCCCCTGCGATCCGCGCGCCCTCATCGAGGAAGTGCTCGACATCATGGCGGAAAAAGCCGCGGGCAAGCGCGTGCAGCTCCTGCACGAGATCAGCCCCGAGGTGCCGCAGGAAGTCATGGCCGACGCGGACCGGCTGAGGCAGGTGCTGATCAACCTTTCCGGCAACGCGGTCAAGTTCACCTCCGATGGCGAGGTCGAATTGCGCGCCAGCGTGTTCGCCTCGGGCCGCACCCGCTCGGCGGCGCCCTTCATGCCCGACGGCGCGGGCGCCTTCGCCAACGACAACATGATCACGATGCTCTTCTCGGTGCGCGACACGGGGATCGGCATCGCCGCGGAAAAGCAGGAGACGCTGTTCGATCCGTTCACGCAGGTGGATTCATCCGCGGCCCGCCGCTTCGAGGGGTCGGGGCTCGGGCTGGCGATCTCGCGCAACCTCGTGCACCTGATGGGCGGCGACATCGGCGTCGAGAGCGAATCCGGCAAGGGCTCGGTGTTTCATTTCTCGATTCAATGCCGGCTGGTGTCCGACACCATCGGCGACGCGGCCTCGTCCGCCCCGTCCACGAAGCTCACGGGATTGCGCGTCGCCGTGGTGTCGCAATCCGACGGCGTGCGCCGCGAGCTTGTGCGCGAAATCGCGGCGTGCGGCGCGGAGGCGTTTCCCGCCGGGCCCGGGCGGCTCGCCGAGCCCGGCTGGGATCTCGCCGTGGTGGATTGCGACACGGGAAAATGCGATGAATGGATTCGCCTGCCCGCCGGGGCGGAGGCAAACGCGGCGCGCATGCTGGGCCTGGTATGCCTGAGTGCGACACGGGAAGCCTGGCAGGCGCTGCGCCCCGCGTTCCGCATGTTGATGAACAAGCCGGTGCACCACCGCTCGCTGGTCGGCCAGCTCGCGCGTCTCGCGCGGGAAAACGCGTAGCGCCCCGCGTAGCGTGCGCTCCTTTTGCGCCGCGGGACGCCTCACACCACCCGGTCCGTCATGTCGCCGCCGCTTTCGAAGGCGGCGAGGTTTTGCAGAAAATGGCGGACGAGCGCGTCGTCCTGGTCGATGCGGCCGCCGGCGGTGTGCGGGGTGATGTAACAGTTCGGAGTCGTCCAGAGCGGATGCGAGGGCGGCAGCGGCTCGGGGTCGGTCACGTCGAGGTAGGCGGCGCCGAGGCGTCCGGCGCGGAGTTGCTCGGCCAGGGCG
This genomic stretch from Termitidicoccus mucosus harbors:
- a CDS encoding PAS domain-containing hybrid sensor histidine kinase/response regulator, which produces MSFTLTNRKIALAAVLVVAAGVIAGLHAYAQKKAFRLLALQAGVKMLALSLPEEELARLAGTPSDAQSGAYQEIKTRLARVRADHPAVGAMRLLRCDPRAGTVVNLVSSPAPGAPDDPRPGAIHTGAISRGTLLSLLQGAAGTVHLETDPGNRHQKTGYTAIPRSDDAPPGSPVTIVAYDLDSRRWDPEAFRDGIRRVFDAWILLGLPLAAYAVARRSVGRKRVIQKLSEAVEQSENAVLIAGLDGRIEYTNAGLCRQTGYTREELRTLQWHVLQGEELAREELAALGERVRDGVPWESERLFRRKNGETYPVRIAATPVRGRDGRGEVSGCILIITDITERKKQDEILRRAKERAEEADHAKSVFLAMMSHEVRTPLNGIVGFSNLLLDTDLTPEQTGYVETIRNSGEALVRLTSDILDLSRVESGTMQVEYGPCDPRALIEEVLDIMAEKAAGKRVQLLHEISPEVPQEVMADADRLRQVLINLSGNAVKFTSDGEVELRASVFASGRTRSAAPFMPDGAGAFANDNMITMLFSVRDTGIGIAAEKQETLFDPFTQVDSSAARRFEGSGLGLAISRNLVHLMGGDIGVESESGKGSVFHFSIQCRLVSDTIGDAASSAPSTKLTGLRVAVVSQSDGVRRELVREIAACGAEAFPAGPGRLAEPGWDLAVVDCDTGKCDEWIRLPAGAEANAARMLGLVCLSATREAWQALRPAFRMLMNKPVHHRSLVGQLARLARENA
- a CDS encoding PAS domain-containing hybrid sensor histidine kinase/response regulator, with the protein product MTKKHKTAMFVLILLVSLVAGGFEWSRMVADQRAELERDLLHYALSFPAEETSGLAGRRADMETELFRQISTRLATVREARPAVGFLSLLRLDPATGHVICLAAAGAAEEADAIPGPGDSRDGTADARAARELADGATTAVNLLHRDWEGKYWISGYAIGGGGRAARDGPAVDVLRYDVDAGYWARAIGGAVAERVLTVWLLLGLPFAAFLLGKRHNRQEMLIQKLSEAIEQSDTPILIAKHDGGIEYVNPSFCKQVGYTREELMPIKWRSLRTMEPSPEEFARRDALVQAGTPWEAEWEFRRKSGETYPVRATVTPVREASGEVLATILVITDITERRKQELMLQRAKEKAEEAERAKSVFLATMSHEVRTPLNGIVGFSSLLRDTELTPEQEGYVETIRKSGETLVRLTSDILALSRIESGKMQLEPAPADPRLLIEETLDQVAAQTEGRALDLLHEVAAEVPETVLIDSTRLRQVLLNFASNAIKFTASGEVEMRLKVLASDQPAIVAGKQDGRVMMTLLFSVRDTGIGISTVSQEKLFQPFSQVDSTNSRRYGGAGLGLAISRHLVHLLGGDVCVESEPGSGSVFYFSVVCALPANAAPPPPDGSLARLRVAVATTSAGMTRELTRELKARDAIVSVLAPGALAAAEKDWDMAIVDCAVADDGPAWGGITALLGPRPARILGLLNVSAGTAERQLRRGQFQFLLARPVHHGALAKQLARMAGRDERNAAPRAA